CAGCTTTGCGGGAATCTTTCCGGAGGCAATCAGCAAAAGGTAGTTTTGGCCAAATGGCTGTGCAATGATGTAAAGGTGCTGATCGTTGACGAGCCAACAAGAGGAATCGATGTAGGAGCCAAGTATGAGGTGTATGAGCTGTTTAACAAGCTGAGCGCCCAGGGAGTGTCCATCATCATGATTTCTTCGGAGCTGCCGGAAATCCTTGGCATGAGCGACAGGATTCTGGTCATCCATCAGGGAGAGATCAACGGGGAATTGGATGCAAAGACCGCTACTCAGGAAGATATCCTGTATCTTGCGGCAGGTTATAACAAACTAGAAGGAAAACCGGCGCCGGTGCTATCAGGCGGCGGTAATAGAAAGGGAGAGTAAGGATGGGAAACTTAAAAGCAAAGGGACAGGACAAGAAAGGCGGTTCGTTCAACAAGCTAAATGCAGCCACACGCCGGGCAATCTACTCATTATGCATCCTTGTGGGACTGTTTGTGCTGTTTTCGATTCTTCAGCCTGCTAAATTTTTAGCTCCGGCCAATTTGCAGAACCTTCTGCAGCAGATCGTTACCTATACCATCATCGGCTGCGGCCTGACCTTCTGTCTGGTCTGCGGAGGAAACGATTTATCCGCCGGTGCTTCCATGGCATTGTCAGGCATTATTATGGTATCACTTCTGATGCAGGGACTGCCTCTTGTGGTATGCATCGTGCTTTGCCTGGCCATGGGTATTATGACAGGTATTATGAATGGGTTTTTTATAGAAATTCTGGGCGTTGTGCCCTTTGTTGCAACTTTGGCAACCCAGTGGGTATACCGGGGAATGGCAAACGTGCTGGTAAACGGTGCGCCCCTGTATACGACCAACATTCCTTCTAAAGCCATACAGAAACAGTTTTACGTTCTGGGCGGCGGAAGGATCGGAGGGGATGGACTTCCTTACAGCGTTATCATCACTCTGGTATATGCTTTGGTTTTAGGGATCGTTCTTGCAAAAATGCGGATTGGACGCCAGATCTATGCCTGTGGTTCCAACTTGGAGGCTGCGAAGCTTTCCGGCATTAATGCAGTAAAAACCCGTATGTTTGCATATTGTATTTCCGGTTTGTCCGCAGCGATCTGCGGAATCCTGGTTGCTTCCCGTCTTTCCAGTGCCCAGCCTACGGCAGGAAACGGATATGAGATGGAAGCCATTGCAGCGTCCGTGTTAGGAGGAATCTCTATCCTTGGCGGAGAAGGAACGATTCTTAATACAGTAATCGGAGCCTTGATGATGGGAGTAATCAGGAACGGACTGAACTTAAACGGTGTCAATTCGTTCTGGCAGCAGATGATCGTAGGTATTATCCTGCTGATCGCAGTGGCATCCCAGACGGCGAAAAAGAGCGGAGACTTAGGGGCAATCAAGCGGTTTTTTGGCTTGAAAAAATAATAACAATCAATTCAGGAGGAAAAGAAGAATGAGAAAAGTAACGGCAGTTTTGTTGGCAGCGGCTATGGCAGTTGCCGGTCTGACCGGCTGTGGAAGCCAGTCAAGCAGCGCTACCACCGCGGCAGCAGAATCCAGCCAGGGGGCAGCTGCTGAAAAGACGGAGGAATCAAAAGATTCAGCCAAGAGCGAAAAAGCAAAGAGCGAGAAAACCATTTACGTAATTGTAAAGGTTCTTGGAAACCAGTACTGGAGCGTGCTTCAGGCCGGCGCAGAGCAGGCTGGTAAGGAGCTGGGCTGTAACGTAGTAGTAGTAGGAACCGCTCTGGAGTCAGATATTGAAGGCCAGCTTACCCTGCTGCAGAATGCAGTATCCGCACAGGCAGATGGAATCGTTATCGCTCCTCTTGACAGTGTATCTCTTGACGCCCCTATTACAGAAGCGTATAATTCAGGTATCCCTGTAGTTCTGGTGGATACGGTGATCAACAGTGAAAACTACAGCGCAGCTCTTCTGACCAACAACGTGGAAGCAGGAAAGGTTGCTGCTGAGGAACTGATCCGCAGACTGAAAGATCAGGGAGTTTCTGAAACAGAAGATGCTCAGGTCGCCATTCAGGTTGGCTCCACCGGTTCTCAGACCATCAATGACCGCGTTAAGGGCTTTAACGAGTACTGGAAGGATAATGCACCTGAAAAATGGCAGGTTTTAAACAACGATATTAAGGTGAACGATGGAGATATCAGCAAGGCAGTAGGCTTTTGCCAGGACTTTATCACCACATATCCGAACTTAAAGGCAGTGTTTGGTCCTAACAACGGTTCTACCGTAGGCTTTGTAACCGGCCTTACAGAAACCGGACGCACCGACATCTCCATGGTTGGATTTGATTTCTCTGCGGAAATTGAAACCATGATCCGCAGCGGCGAATACGATGTGTCTTCCGTAGTACAGCGTCAGTTTTACATGGGATATGACGGCGTAAAAACAGCTCTTGAGCTGTCCGATGGAAACCAGGTTAGAGAAAAGACTGTAGATACAGGCGTTATCCTGGTAAATACTGAAAATGTGGATGATTCTGAGGTACAGAGCATCATCAATCCATAATTAAAAAAATCATATAAATATCAAACGCTTCCTCTGTGCCCAGGGGAGGCGTTTTGGGGGTAGAAGGAATGGACAAACAGATTGTAAAAAGGGTGGCCTGGTTCTTTTTTGTAGTGGCTGCCGCTTGC
The nucleotide sequence above comes from Lacrimispora sp. BS-2. Encoded proteins:
- a CDS encoding ABC transporter permease, with protein sequence MGNLKAKGQDKKGGSFNKLNAATRRAIYSLCILVGLFVLFSILQPAKFLAPANLQNLLQQIVTYTIIGCGLTFCLVCGGNDLSAGASMALSGIIMVSLLMQGLPLVVCIVLCLAMGIMTGIMNGFFIEILGVVPFVATLATQWVYRGMANVLVNGAPLYTTNIPSKAIQKQFYVLGGGRIGGDGLPYSVIITLVYALVLGIVLAKMRIGRQIYACGSNLEAAKLSGINAVKTRMFAYCISGLSAAICGILVASRLSSAQPTAGNGYEMEAIAASVLGGISILGGEGTILNTVIGALMMGVIRNGLNLNGVNSFWQQMIVGIILLIAVASQTAKKSGDLGAIKRFFGLKK
- a CDS encoding ABC transporter substrate-binding protein — its product is MRKVTAVLLAAAMAVAGLTGCGSQSSSATTAAAESSQGAAAEKTEESKDSAKSEKAKSEKTIYVIVKVLGNQYWSVLQAGAEQAGKELGCNVVVVGTALESDIEGQLTLLQNAVSAQADGIVIAPLDSVSLDAPITEAYNSGIPVVLVDTVINSENYSAALLTNNVEAGKVAAEELIRRLKDQGVSETEDAQVAIQVGSTGSQTINDRVKGFNEYWKDNAPEKWQVLNNDIKVNDGDISKAVGFCQDFITTYPNLKAVFGPNNGSTVGFVTGLTETGRTDISMVGFDFSAEIETMIRSGEYDVSSVVQRQFYMGYDGVKTALELSDGNQVREKTVDTGVILVNTENVDDSEVQSIINP